A window of uncultured Methanobrevibacter sp. contains these coding sequences:
- a CDS encoding endoglucanase, with protein MSDERDKLLQVMSSLESDYNSGKISSEKYRYFRSKYEDKLNSIDAMEATRRIRSMQGKSTAPKNKNRSKKPANYRKKQEQDLVQKYIINPKKDDVRYNKQKKSSVGGGAFKFIAILVLIVAFTAGVAYGIFNLDTGSVASGEAVATVQDTAFPEIVAVVNNTVANYTSNTNNNQTAANTNDNVETTTETTTDTSTDSSSSSSSDSSSDSSSSDVTPTPSPSPTPSGDDSGGDGGGSSDGSGGSEGENGG; from the coding sequence ATGTCAGATGAAAGAGATAAACTTCTTCAAGTAATGAGCAGTTTGGAATCAGATTACAATTCTGGAAAGATTTCTTCAGAAAAGTATAGATATTTCCGTTCCAAATATGAAGATAAGTTAAATTCAATTGATGCAATGGAAGCTACCAGGCGTATAAGATCTATGCAGGGTAAATCAACTGCTCCTAAGAATAAGAATAGAAGTAAAAAACCTGCCAATTATAGGAAAAAACAGGAACAGGATTTGGTTCAGAAATATATCATAAATCCTAAAAAGGATGATGTGAGGTATAATAAGCAGAAAAAATCATCAGTGGGCGGAGGAGCATTTAAATTTATTGCTATTCTAGTACTTATTGTAGCATTTACCGCAGGTGTTGCCTATGGTATCTTTAATTTGGATACCGGATCAGTTGCCAGTGGAGAAGCAGTTGCCACTGTTCAAGATACAGCATTCCCTGAAATTGTCGCTGTTGTTAATAATACTGTTGCAAATTACACTAGTAATACAAATAACAATCAGACTGCAGCCAATACTAATGATAATGTAGAAACCACTACTGAGACTACAACGGACACATCAACTGATTCCTCATCAAGTTCCAGTTCGGATTCAAGTTCAGACTCATCAAGTAGTGATGTAACGCCTACTCCTAGTCCTTCACCGACACCGTCAGGTGATGACAGTGGCGGAGACGGAGGAGGAAGCAGTGACGGTTCTGGCGGTAGCGAAGGTGAAAATGGAGGATAA